A genomic region of Stenotrophomonas sp. NA06056 contains the following coding sequences:
- a CDS encoding TerC family protein codes for MQTIGNLWLWGGFAAVVVIALLVDLVLMRHGGPHKVTFKEALWWSIGWVALALAFNGGLWFYLNETAGQVVANKVGLEFLTGYLVEKALAVDNIFVFLMIMSYFAVPEEQRQKVLIIGILGAIVLRTIMIFAGSVLITQFHWLLYVFGAFLLFTGWKMWFAAGQEPDLEANPALRWMRKHLRLLPDYEGNAMSVKRDGVRWFTPLFAVLILIAVTDVIFAVDSIPAIFAITTDPFIVLTSNVFAVLGLRAMFFLLAGMADRFHLLPYGLALVLAFIGIKMMIIDLFKIPTPISLGVVAVIIAATVVLSLKNPPKEGGA; via the coding sequence ATGCAGACGATCGGTAATTTGTGGTTGTGGGGCGGCTTCGCAGCGGTGGTGGTCATCGCCCTGCTGGTCGACCTCGTATTGATGCGCCATGGTGGCCCGCACAAGGTCACCTTCAAGGAGGCGCTGTGGTGGTCCATCGGCTGGGTGGCGCTGGCGCTGGCCTTCAACGGCGGCCTCTGGTTCTACCTGAACGAGACCGCCGGCCAGGTCGTGGCCAACAAGGTCGGCCTGGAGTTCCTGACCGGCTACCTGGTCGAGAAGGCGCTGGCGGTGGACAACATCTTCGTCTTCCTGATGATCATGAGCTACTTCGCGGTGCCGGAGGAACAGCGCCAGAAGGTACTGATCATCGGCATCCTGGGTGCGATCGTGCTGCGTACGATCATGATCTTCGCAGGTAGCGTGCTGATCACCCAGTTCCATTGGCTGCTCTACGTGTTCGGCGCCTTCCTGCTCTTCACCGGCTGGAAGATGTGGTTCGCCGCTGGCCAGGAACCCGACCTGGAGGCCAATCCGGCCCTGCGCTGGATGCGCAAGCACCTGCGCCTGCTGCCGGATTACGAAGGCAACGCGATGAGCGTCAAGCGCGACGGCGTGCGCTGGTTCACCCCGCTGTTCGCGGTGCTGATCCTGATCGCAGTGACCGACGTGATCTTCGCGGTGGACAGCATCCCGGCGATCTTCGCGATCACCACCGACCCGTTCATCGTGCTGACCTCCAACGTGTTCGCGGTGCTCGGCCTGCGTGCGATGTTCTTCCTGCTGGCCGGCATGGCTGACCGCTTCCACCTGCTGCCGTACGGCCTGGCCCTGGTGCTGGCCTTCATCGGCATCAAGATGATGATCATCGACCTGTTCAAGATCCCGACCCCGATCTCGCTGGGCGTGGTCGCGGTGATCATCGCCGCCACGGTGGTGCTGAGCCTGAAGAACCCGCCGAAGGAAGGCGGCGCCTGA
- the leuE gene encoding leucine efflux protein LeuE, with protein sequence MPWMGIQDLWTFLVAVLVFLALPGPGTFTLLTATGRGGVRGGYTALAGLLVGDQILMWLALAGVAALLKANPTVFHAVQYLGAAYLVWVGISLLRTPKGDGAEVGPVRMQPGRYFHQAILVSLLNPKAILFYMAFLPLFIDPKAHQGMATFAALAGIIFVVSIAYCSLLIWVGNLARRRLIQHPRVSDALRRVAGLFLVGFGIRLGLNG encoded by the coding sequence ATGCCGTGGATGGGCATCCAGGACCTGTGGACATTTCTGGTCGCCGTGCTGGTGTTTCTGGCCCTGCCCGGGCCGGGCACCTTCACCCTGCTGACCGCCACCGGTCGTGGCGGTGTACGCGGCGGCTACACGGCGCTGGCCGGCCTGCTGGTCGGCGACCAGATCCTGATGTGGCTGGCACTGGCCGGCGTGGCCGCGCTGCTCAAAGCCAATCCGACAGTGTTCCACGCGGTGCAGTATCTCGGCGCGGCGTACCTGGTGTGGGTAGGCATCAGCCTGCTGCGCACGCCCAAGGGTGACGGTGCCGAAGTTGGCCCGGTGCGCATGCAGCCGGGCCGCTACTTCCACCAGGCAATCCTGGTCAGCCTGCTCAATCCGAAGGCGATCCTGTTCTACATGGCTTTCCTGCCGTTGTTCATCGACCCGAAGGCACACCAGGGCATGGCCACCTTCGCGGCGCTGGCCGGCATCATCTTCGTGGTCAGCATCGCTTACTGCTCGCTGTTGATCTGGGTTGGCAACCTGGCCCGGCGCCGGTTGATCCAGCACCCGCGGGTCAGTGATGCGCTGCGACGCGTGGCCGGTCTGTTCCTGGTCGGCTTCGGCATCCGCCTGGGCCTGAACGGGTGA
- a CDS encoding amino acid permease — MSLLRRKSLDSVTVHEAGRRLVPTLSWPHLIALGIGAIVGTGIYTLIGVGADRAGPAVLISFAIAGAVCACAALAYAELSTMMPAAGSAYTYSYSALGEVFAWVVGWSLILEYSLVVSTVAVGWSGYFVGFLEWVHTQFGWDLRLPAMLAAGPHVDGGMINLPAIVITWLVALMLMAGTKESATLNAILVVFKLIALAIFVAVALPAFDANNLQPFMPYGFAKTLGPDGVERGVMAAAAIIFFAFYGFDAISTAAEETKNPGRDLSIGIIGSMVGCTIVYVLVALAAIGAMSYTVFGQSAEPLALIMRQLGQPTAAMLIGVIAIIALPTVLLAFLYGQSRIFFVMSRDGLLPRGLSKVNARTGTPVATTLFTAVVVSALAGVARLDEIAALANAGTLAAFTAVGICLVVLRVREPNRERTFRTPLAFIVGPLAALGCIYLFISLPHTTQLYFLAWNVVGLVLYFAYSRRNALIGR, encoded by the coding sequence ATGTCCCTGCTCCGGCGCAAGTCCCTAGATTCCGTCACCGTCCATGAAGCCGGCCGGCGCCTGGTCCCGACCCTCAGCTGGCCGCATCTGATCGCGCTGGGCATCGGTGCCATCGTCGGCACCGGCATCTACACCCTGATCGGCGTGGGTGCCGACCGCGCTGGCCCCGCCGTGCTGATCTCCTTCGCCATCGCCGGCGCAGTGTGTGCCTGTGCGGCATTGGCCTACGCCGAACTGTCCACGATGATGCCGGCCGCCGGCAGTGCCTATACCTACAGCTACAGCGCGCTGGGCGAGGTCTTTGCCTGGGTGGTGGGCTGGAGCCTGATCCTGGAGTACTCACTGGTGGTGAGTACCGTGGCGGTCGGCTGGTCGGGCTATTTCGTCGGCTTCCTGGAATGGGTGCATACCCAGTTCGGCTGGGACCTGCGCCTGCCGGCCATGCTCGCGGCCGGACCGCATGTCGATGGCGGCATGATCAACCTGCCCGCGATCGTCATCACCTGGCTGGTGGCCCTGATGCTGATGGCCGGCACCAAGGAAAGCGCCACCCTCAACGCGATCCTGGTCGTGTTCAAGCTGATCGCGCTGGCCATCTTCGTCGCAGTGGCACTGCCGGCGTTCGACGCCAACAACCTGCAGCCGTTCATGCCCTACGGGTTTGCCAAGACGCTGGGACCGGATGGCGTGGAGCGCGGCGTGATGGCTGCAGCGGCGATCATCTTCTTCGCGTTCTATGGCTTCGATGCGATCTCCACCGCCGCAGAAGAAACCAAGAACCCCGGGCGCGACCTGTCCATCGGCATCATCGGCTCGATGGTCGGCTGCACCATCGTGTACGTACTCGTGGCGCTGGCCGCGATCGGTGCGATGAGCTACACCGTGTTCGGCCAGAGTGCCGAGCCGCTGGCACTGATCATGCGCCAGCTGGGCCAGCCGACTGCCGCGATGCTGATCGGCGTGATCGCCATCATTGCCCTGCCGACCGTGCTGCTGGCCTTCCTGTACGGCCAGAGCCGCATCTTCTTCGTGATGAGCCGTGATGGTCTGCTGCCGCGTGGCCTGTCCAAGGTCAATGCACGTACCGGCACGCCGGTAGCGACCACGCTGTTCACCGCTGTGGTGGTGTCGGCGCTGGCCGGTGTGGCGCGCCTGGACGAGATCGCCGCACTGGCCAATGCAGGCACCCTGGCCGCGTTCACTGCCGTTGGCATCTGCCTGGTGGTGCTGCGCGTGCGCGAGCCGAACCGCGAGCGCACCTTCCGCACGCCGTTGGCCTTCATCGTCGGCCCGCTGGCGGCGCTGGGCTGCATCTACCTGTTCATCAGCCTGCCGCACACCACCCAGCTGTACTTCCTGGCCTGGAACGTGGTCGGTCTGGTGCTGTACTTCGCCTACAGCCGTCGCAATGCGCTGATCGGCCGGTAA
- a CDS encoding rhomboid family intramembrane serine protease gives MNTNAPLPAGDVPADRNDRTRILRAFNASLATVLVLVAVFALQDHFDWRPWAVAPLEAKGLLGLIGAPLLHASVEHIAANSAAILILGTLAGSVYPKATLRALPLLWVGSGIGAWMLGNPGSFHLGASGVTHGLMFLLASLGLLRRDRAAIATGLIGMLFYGGMLMTVLPHADGVSWQSHMGGAFAGIIAALLFRNADPLPPRPRYSWEDEEEDVEPLADDELEPPSPQRVPVLWQPREGQDYVVIPFRRPDDPRG, from the coding sequence ATGAACACGAACGCGCCCCTGCCCGCCGGCGACGTGCCGGCCGACCGCAACGACCGTACGCGCATCCTGCGCGCCTTCAATGCCAGCCTGGCCACCGTGCTGGTGCTGGTGGCCGTGTTCGCCCTGCAGGACCATTTCGACTGGCGGCCTTGGGCCGTGGCACCGCTGGAGGCCAAGGGCCTGCTCGGCCTTATCGGCGCACCGCTGCTGCATGCCTCGGTCGAACACATCGCCGCCAACAGCGCCGCGATCCTGATCCTCGGCACCCTCGCCGGCAGCGTCTATCCAAAGGCCACGCTACGTGCCCTGCCCCTGCTGTGGGTCGGTTCGGGCATCGGTGCGTGGATGCTGGGCAATCCCGGCAGCTTCCATCTCGGTGCCAGTGGCGTCACCCACGGCCTGATGTTCCTGCTGGCCAGCCTCGGCCTGCTGCGCCGCGATCGCGCGGCCATCGCCACCGGGCTGATCGGCATGCTGTTCTACGGCGGCATGCTGATGACCGTGCTACCGCACGCCGACGGCGTGTCCTGGCAATCGCACATGGGCGGTGCCTTCGCCGGCATCATCGCCGCGCTGCTGTTCCGCAACGCCGACCCCTTGCCGCCGCGCCCGCGTTACAGCTGGGAAGACGAGGAAGAGGACGTCGAGCCGCTGGCCGACGACGAACTCGAGCCGCCGTCGCCGCAGCGCGTGCCGGTGCTGTGGCAGCCGCGCGAGGGGCAGGACTATGTGGTGATTCCGTTCCGCCGGCCGGACGACCCGCGCGGTTGA
- a CDS encoding glycerophosphodiester phosphodiesterase — MKSWGRALLLSLAVAPSVAMSAESSPPAAPKASVYGHRGASALLPEHTLAAYAQAIADGADYIEPDLVMTKDGVMVARHENEIGGTTDVAEHKEFAKRKTRKVIDGQTVEGWFTEDFTLAELKTLYARERLPELRSTAYDGQFRIASLDEILAFLVQQAGRANRGIGLVPEIKHPTYFQSIGLPMEDKVLAALRGNAYTNVGPVTIQSFETANLRYLRGKIPRGSNIRLLQLLWKGDTQPADIAKAGGALTYAQMMTPAGLKDIATYADGIGPELRSVIPLDASGALGTPTSLVRDAHAAGLMVIPYTFRPENHFQASNLRKGADNARNAEGSIAEMRAYLATGIDAFFTDDPALGRQAVDGMGASGNAAD; from the coding sequence GTGAAGTCGTGGGGTCGTGCGTTGCTGTTGTCGCTGGCCGTGGCACCATCGGTGGCCATGAGTGCTGAATCCTCCCCTCCGGCCGCGCCCAAGGCGTCGGTCTACGGCCACCGCGGCGCAAGCGCGCTGCTGCCCGAACACACCCTGGCCGCCTATGCGCAGGCCATCGCCGACGGCGCCGACTACATTGAACCGGATCTGGTGATGACCAAGGACGGGGTGATGGTGGCCCGCCATGAGAACGAGATCGGCGGCACCACCGATGTGGCCGAGCACAAGGAATTCGCCAAGCGGAAGACCCGCAAGGTCATCGACGGGCAGACGGTCGAAGGCTGGTTCACCGAAGACTTCACCCTGGCTGAGCTGAAGACCCTGTACGCCCGCGAGCGCCTGCCGGAACTGCGCAGCACGGCCTATGACGGCCAGTTCCGCATCGCCAGCCTGGACGAGATCCTCGCGTTCCTGGTCCAGCAGGCAGGTCGTGCCAACCGCGGCATCGGCCTGGTGCCGGAGATCAAGCACCCGACCTATTTCCAGTCGATCGGCCTGCCGATGGAAGACAAGGTGCTGGCTGCGCTGCGTGGCAACGCCTATACCAACGTTGGCCCGGTCACCATCCAGTCGTTCGAGACGGCAAACCTGCGTTACCTGCGCGGCAAGATCCCGCGTGGCAGCAACATCCGCCTGCTGCAGCTGTTGTGGAAAGGCGATACCCAGCCGGCTGACATCGCCAAGGCCGGCGGCGCGCTGACCTATGCGCAGATGATGACCCCAGCCGGGTTGAAGGACATCGCAACCTATGCCGATGGCATCGGCCCGGAGCTGCGTTCGGTCATCCCGTTGGATGCCAGCGGAGCGCTGGGCACGCCGACATCGCTGGTGCGCGACGCACATGCGGCCGGCCTGATGGTGATCCCGTACACCTTCCGCCCGGAGAATCACTTCCAGGCCAGCAACCTGCGCAAGGGCGCCGACAACGCGCGCAATGCGGAAGGGTCGATCGCGGAGATGCGTGCTTATCTGGCGACCGGCATCGATGCCTTCTTCACCGATGACCCGGCACTGGGCCGGCAGGCGGTAGACGGAATGGGCGCGTCGGGGAACGCGGCGGACTGA
- a CDS encoding dipeptidase produces MPSLRRLSLLLALALSAPLSAHAIDFSTQELARAKALQQRLLTLDSHLDTPANFGRDGFDIEQRHDRNALSQVDYPRMVEGALDGGFFAIYTDQGDRTAAAHLAERDHGLQRLLEIRQMLAANPERFALALTADDAARIKAAGKRVVYISMENASPLVADPSLLSFYHRAGLRLLSTVHFANNEFADSATDPKGAEWKGLSPAGKDLVRHAVKLGIVIDQSHASDAVFDDLLAMMPVPFVLSHSSAKAVFDHPRNLDDARLRRLAKAGGVIQVNAYGGYLIDTAKTPERKQAEEALSKQLGGWEGMTIEQGVALQKAEQALDHEHPVRHASLDDFFAHFEHILKVVGPEHVGIGLDWDGGGGLSDLSDVSQLPKITAWLLRKGYTEKQIAAIWGGNLLRVMRQAQDYAAKQGG; encoded by the coding sequence ATGCCGTCGTTGCGTCGTCTCTCCCTGCTGCTCGCGTTGGCGCTGAGTGCGCCGCTGTCGGCCCATGCCATCGACTTCAGCACGCAGGAGCTGGCCCGGGCCAAGGCACTGCAGCAGCGCCTGCTGACCCTGGACAGTCATCTGGATACGCCGGCCAACTTCGGCCGCGACGGCTTCGACATCGAGCAGCGGCACGACCGCAATGCGCTCTCGCAGGTGGATTACCCGCGCATGGTCGAAGGCGCGCTCGATGGCGGTTTCTTTGCGATCTATACCGACCAGGGCGATCGCACGGCCGCTGCGCATCTGGCCGAACGCGATCACGGCCTGCAGCGCTTGCTGGAGATCCGGCAGATGCTGGCCGCCAACCCCGAGCGCTTCGCACTGGCGCTGACCGCCGATGACGCGGCGCGCATCAAGGCCGCCGGCAAGCGCGTGGTCTACATCAGCATGGAGAATGCCAGCCCGCTGGTGGCCGATCCCAGCCTGCTGTCGTTCTACCACCGTGCCGGCCTGCGCCTGCTCAGCACCGTGCATTTCGCCAACAACGAGTTCGCCGATTCGGCCACCGACCCCAAGGGCGCGGAATGGAAAGGCCTGAGCCCGGCCGGCAAGGATCTGGTGCGGCACGCGGTGAAGCTGGGCATCGTGATCGACCAGTCACATGCGTCGGACGCGGTGTTCGATGACCTGCTGGCAATGATGCCGGTGCCGTTCGTGCTGTCGCACAGCTCGGCCAAGGCGGTCTTCGACCATCCCCGCAACCTCGACGACGCGCGCCTGCGCAGGCTGGCCAAGGCCGGCGGGGTGATCCAGGTGAACGCCTATGGTGGCTACCTGATCGATACCGCGAAGACGCCCGAGCGCAAGCAGGCCGAGGAAGCGCTGAGCAAGCAGCTGGGTGGCTGGGAAGGCATGACCATCGAACAGGGCGTGGCGCTGCAGAAGGCCGAGCAGGCACTGGACCACGAACATCCCGTGCGCCACGCCAGCCTGGACGACTTCTTTGCCCACTTCGAGCACATCCTGAAGGTGGTCGGCCCCGAGCACGTCGGCATCGGCCTGGACTGGGATGGCGGCGGTGGCCTGAGCGACCTGTCCGATGTCAGCCAGCTGCCGAAGATCACCGCATGGCTGTTGCGCAAGGGCTACACCGAGAAGCAGATTGCCGCCATCTGGGGCGGCAATCTGCTGCGGGTGATGCGCCAGGCGCAGGATTACGCGGCAAAGCAGGGCGGGTAG
- a CDS encoding zinc-binding alcohol dehydrogenase family protein, producing MRAIAYTQAGLPIDDPQALIDLDLPVPQPGPRDLRVAVRAVAVNPVDTKVRRGAATDGPRVLGWDAVGVVDAVGSEVTLFQPGDAVYYAGVIDRPGSNAEYQLVDERSVGRKPTSLDDAAAAALPLTAITAWELLFDRLRIAEGGGDGQTLLVIGAAGGVGSILVQLARRLTKLTVIGTASRPETQDWVQAMGAHHVIDHTRPLAEGLARLGITEVDHVASLTHTDQHYAQLVELLAPQGQLGLIDDPGQIDVMALKRKALSLHWESMFTRPLYRTADMQRQHELLNRVAELVDAGVLQTTLGEHFGRIDAANLRRAHALLESHRAKGKIVLEGW from the coding sequence ATGCGCGCTATTGCCTACACCCAAGCCGGCCTGCCGATCGACGACCCGCAGGCCCTGATCGACCTCGACCTGCCCGTACCTCAGCCGGGCCCGCGTGACCTGCGGGTAGCGGTGCGCGCGGTAGCGGTGAACCCGGTCGACACCAAGGTACGCCGCGGCGCTGCCACCGACGGCCCTCGCGTGCTGGGGTGGGATGCGGTGGGTGTGGTTGATGCAGTCGGCAGCGAGGTGACCCTGTTCCAGCCCGGCGATGCGGTGTACTACGCCGGTGTGATCGATCGCCCGGGCAGCAACGCCGAATACCAGCTGGTGGACGAGCGCAGCGTTGGCCGCAAGCCGACCAGCCTCGACGATGCCGCTGCGGCAGCGCTGCCGCTGACCGCGATCACCGCCTGGGAGCTGCTGTTCGACCGCCTGCGCATCGCCGAAGGCGGTGGTGACGGCCAGACCCTGCTGGTGATCGGTGCAGCGGGTGGCGTGGGTTCGATCCTGGTGCAGTTGGCGCGTCGGCTGACCAAGCTGACGGTGATCGGTACCGCCTCGCGCCCGGAGACCCAGGACTGGGTGCAGGCAATGGGCGCACATCATGTGATCGACCACACCCGGCCGCTGGCCGAGGGCCTGGCCCGGCTCGGTATCACCGAGGTGGACCACGTGGCCAGCCTGACCCACACCGACCAGCACTATGCGCAGCTCGTCGAGTTGCTGGCGCCGCAAGGGCAGCTGGGGTTGATCGATGATCCGGGCCAGATCGATGTGATGGCGCTCAAGCGCAAGGCACTGTCGCTGCACTGGGAGTCGATGTTCACCCGGCCGCTGTACAGGACCGCGGACATGCAACGCCAGCATGAGCTGCTGAACCGAGTGGCCGAACTGGTCGATGCCGGCGTGCTGCAGACCACGCTGGGCGAGCACTTCGGCCGCATCGATGCGGCCAACCTGCGGCGGGCGCATGCGCTGCTGGAGAGCCATCGGGCCAAGGGCAAGATCGTGCTCGAGGGCTGGTGA
- a CDS encoding LysR family transcriptional regulator: MKMVRFDDLQLFVRTAALGSFSQAAREADLLPGQVAAAVARLERELDLRLFVRTTRSLRLTAEGALYLPYAQDVLTTLREGQARVQGEDAELHGTLQLSAPSDFGRNLLLPWLTAFRAAHPRLRLHLRLSDEVADVFRDPVDVAIRIGHFDDANYVALPLLEGNRRVLTASPEYLRRRGTPTRLEDLREHDCLVYQLGGRAYDRWSFELEGRRAVIPVRGPLVCDDADVVRRWAVAGEGITYKSWLDVREDVLGGRLQVLLDGIGSHIPLQLVCPHRKQFSPAVRQLHAQLRQYLQPLLSAMPGHGDTPLSPASSLADNGPPPL, from the coding sequence ATGAAAATGGTCCGTTTCGATGATCTGCAGCTGTTCGTCCGTACCGCCGCACTGGGCAGCTTCTCGCAGGCTGCGCGCGAGGCCGATCTGCTGCCGGGACAGGTGGCCGCAGCGGTGGCGCGGCTGGAACGCGAACTGGACCTGCGCCTGTTCGTGCGTACCACCCGCAGCCTGCGGCTGACTGCCGAAGGCGCGCTGTACCTGCCCTATGCACAGGACGTTCTGACCACCCTGCGCGAAGGCCAGGCACGGGTGCAGGGCGAGGATGCCGAACTGCACGGCACCCTGCAGTTGTCGGCGCCCTCGGATTTCGGCCGCAACCTGCTGCTGCCGTGGCTGACCGCGTTCCGTGCCGCGCATCCGCGGCTGCGTCTGCACCTGCGCTTGTCCGATGAAGTGGCCGACGTGTTCCGCGACCCCGTCGACGTGGCCATCCGCATCGGCCACTTCGACGACGCCAACTACGTCGCCCTGCCGTTGCTGGAAGGCAACCGGCGCGTGCTGACCGCATCGCCCGAGTACCTGCGGCGGCGTGGCACGCCGACCCGGCTGGAGGATCTGCGTGAACACGATTGCCTTGTCTACCAGCTCGGCGGCCGTGCCTACGATCGCTGGTCGTTCGAGCTTGAGGGGCGCCGCGCGGTGATCCCGGTACGCGGGCCACTGGTCTGCGACGACGCCGACGTGGTGCGGCGCTGGGCGGTCGCCGGCGAAGGCATCACCTACAAGTCCTGGCTGGACGTGCGCGAGGACGTACTGGGTGGACGCCTGCAGGTGCTGCTGGATGGCATCGGCAGCCACATCCCCCTGCAGCTGGTGTGCCCGCACCGCAAGCAGTTCTCACCGGCCGTGCGGCAACTGCACGCGCAGCTGCGCCAGTACCTGCAACCGCTGCTGTCCGCGATGCCCGGCCATGGCGACACGCCCCTGTCGCCTGCGTCGTCACTGGCCGACAATGGGCCTCCCCCGTTGTAA
- a CDS encoding protein klaA, whose amino-acid sequence MSKSQTPPLPVQGEAPVPASVVTVEQLKRDVLPTLFAGRTDIGRYGPADLASASAEPAWQDGSANALAQALAELVNRLSEHDPNALLQRAGWWQRFTGADIEERLRRRIAMGSNGDVLARIEREAVAVRASVDRLDAQLIEHDVQGVRLQVYIDAGVQFLQELPAAVDSADDAPVLDRPVERLQRRVANLTALLASHSMSRMQVQLARSNAIDLLDRYSETVQILLPIWRQTIQALHNSDNASPQMIASAAQAQDQLKKALQQLLRTSGVPA is encoded by the coding sequence ATGTCGAAGTCCCAGACTCCGCCGCTGCCCGTACAGGGCGAAGCGCCTGTCCCCGCCAGCGTGGTCACCGTCGAACAGCTCAAGCGTGACGTGCTGCCAACGTTGTTTGCCGGGCGTACCGACATCGGCCGCTATGGCCCGGCCGACCTGGCCAGCGCCAGTGCAGAGCCGGCCTGGCAGGATGGCAGCGCCAACGCGCTGGCCCAGGCGCTTGCCGAGCTGGTCAACCGGCTGTCAGAACACGATCCCAATGCCCTGCTGCAGCGCGCGGGGTGGTGGCAGCGGTTCACCGGGGCCGATATCGAAGAACGCCTGCGCCGGCGCATCGCGATGGGCAGCAACGGCGATGTACTGGCCAGGATCGAGCGCGAGGCCGTCGCCGTGCGCGCCAGCGTCGATCGACTGGATGCGCAGCTGATCGAGCATGACGTGCAGGGTGTGCGACTGCAGGTGTACATCGATGCGGGCGTGCAGTTCCTGCAGGAACTGCCAGCGGCCGTCGACAGCGCCGATGATGCGCCTGTCCTCGACCGCCCGGTCGAGCGGTTGCAGCGCCGGGTGGCCAACCTGACCGCGCTGCTGGCCAGCCATTCGATGAGCCGGATGCAGGTGCAGCTGGCACGCAGCAATGCCATCGACCTGCTGGACCGCTACAGCGAGACGGTGCAGATCCTGCTGCCGATCTGGCGCCAGACCATCCAGGCGCTGCACAACAGCGACAACGCCAGCCCGCAGATGATCGCCAGTGCTGCGCAGGCGCAGGACCAGCTGAAGAAGGCGCTGCAGCAGTTGCTGCGCACGTCCGGGGTGCCGGCATGA
- a CDS encoding class I SAM-dependent rRNA methyltransferase, which produces MNTPLPVVRLKNAWRSSHPWIFQKLVEKPTVRPKPGSLVDVVGVDGEFIGRGFYNGHSRIAVRILETDPQIPVDAGWFSRKIAQAVSLRREVLKLDAVSDAWRVVHSEGDGLSGLVVDRYNDLVVVEFFAAGMFRHREWIYEALREQFPGCRFHSFADEHVQKQESFDFHGNTTTEASVITEYGIKFRADPAGAHKTGFFADQRENREWLSQQVEGKSVLDLCCNTGGFAVYAAARGASEVVGIDIDEDVIQIAKGNSRLNNVRPKFVQSDIFPWLRDAANRGEQYDVVILDPAKMTRDRDQVITALKKYLDMNKLALGVVKPGGLFATFSCTGLVAEDQFLDMLRRAAYFSGRTIQILKVAGAGADHPFMAHVQESRYLKAVFCRVVD; this is translated from the coding sequence ATGAATACCCCCCTTCCCGTTGTACGCCTCAAGAACGCGTGGCGTTCCAGCCACCCGTGGATTTTCCAGAAACTGGTCGAGAAGCCGACCGTCCGGCCCAAGCCCGGCTCCCTCGTCGACGTCGTCGGTGTGGATGGCGAGTTCATCGGCCGTGGCTTCTACAACGGGCATTCGCGTATTGCCGTTCGCATCCTCGAAACCGACCCGCAGATCCCGGTTGATGCCGGCTGGTTCTCGCGCAAGATCGCCCAGGCGGTGTCGCTGCGTCGTGAGGTGCTGAAGCTTGACGCGGTGTCCGACGCCTGGCGCGTGGTGCACAGCGAAGGCGACGGCCTGTCCGGCCTGGTGGTGGACCGTTACAACGACCTGGTGGTGGTGGAGTTCTTCGCCGCCGGCATGTTCCGCCACCGCGAATGGATCTATGAAGCGCTGCGTGAACAATTCCCGGGCTGCCGCTTCCACAGCTTCGCCGACGAGCACGTGCAGAAGCAGGAAAGCTTCGATTTCCACGGCAATACCACCACCGAAGCGTCGGTGATCACCGAGTACGGCATCAAGTTCCGCGCCGACCCGGCTGGTGCGCACAAGACCGGCTTCTTCGCCGACCAGCGCGAGAACCGTGAGTGGCTGAGCCAGCAGGTGGAAGGCAAGAGCGTGCTCGACCTGTGCTGCAACACCGGCGGTTTCGCCGTGTATGCAGCCGCGCGCGGTGCATCGGAAGTGGTCGGCATCGACATCGATGAAGACGTCATCCAGATCGCCAAGGGCAATTCGCGTTTGAACAACGTGCGCCCGAAGTTCGTCCAGTCCGACATCTTCCCGTGGCTGCGCGACGCGGCCAACCGCGGTGAGCAGTACGACGTGGTGATCCTGGACCCGGCGAAGATGACCCGCGATCGCGACCAGGTGATCACCGCGCTGAAGAAGTACCTGGACATGAACAAGCTGGCGCTGGGTGTGGTCAAGCCCGGTGGCCTGTTCGCCACGTTCTCCTGCACCGGCCTGGTGGCCGAAGACCAGTTCCTCGACATGCTGCGTCGTGCGGCGTACTTCTCCGGCCGCACCATCCAGATCCTGAAGGTGGCCGGTGCCGGTGCGGACCATCCGTTCATGGCCCATGTGCAGGAATCGCGTTACCTGAAGGCCGTGTTCTGCCGCGTGGTGGACTGA